One Pagrus major chromosome 15, Pma_NU_1.0 DNA window includes the following coding sequences:
- the dnajc12 gene encoding dnaJ homolog subfamily C member 12 translates to MDAVLNCKPEDLEDYYGLLGCDELSSTEQILNEYKIRALTCHPDKHLGNPGAVADFQKLQEAKEVLCSETKRKNYDLWRRSGVTIPFHDWQALNDSVKTSMHWAVRNKKEPMLEASKAEIPVTSQTEDLHAAKDSPGIPSHDAMPSSSDYCHRRFRFAADSPSTLLQRFRNYEI, encoded by the exons ATGGATGCTGTTTTGAACTGCAAACCAGAGGACTTGGAGGATTACTACGGTTTATTAGGATGTGATGAACTGTCGTCG ACCGAGCAGATTCTCAACGAATACAAGATCCGAGCCTTGACATGTCACCCAGACAAACACCTAGGCAACCCAGGAGCAG TGGCAGATTTCCAAAAACTGCAAGAAGCCAAAGAGGTTTTATGcagtgaaaccaaaagaaaaaactatGACCTTTGGAGAAGAAGTGGAGTTACTATTCCATTTCATGACTGGCAAGCCTTGAATGACTCCGTAAAAACA TCAATGCACTGGGCCGTGAGAAATAAGAAGGAACCAATGTTGGAGGCCTCAAAAGCAGAAATCCCTGTCACTTCCCAAACAGAGGACCTTCATGCTGCGAAGGACTCACCAGGGATCCCTTCACATGATGCCATGCCATCCTCAA GTGATTACTGCCATCGACGTTTCCGTTTTGCTGCAGACTCACCATCTACTCTGCTGCAGAGGTTTAGAAATTATGAAATATGA